One Cellulosimicrobium protaetiae genomic region harbors:
- a CDS encoding Gfo/Idh/MocA family protein, translated as MRPALPPDLPRTRDSARTPVGIAVVGIGAFAREHLVALAGLPGADVRWVVGHDLARARALAALVPGARATTSLDDALADDAVHAVDVVTATPAHARDTIAAGEAGKHVQVEKPAALSLAQLDAMVAATEGRGTTLVVGQTVRFQPAVTALAAAARRGEIGVPRLAHVSWYTGHAWPGGWRGWQLDPELSGGHPVHNGTHIMDVATWLLDDEPVEVFARGFRTFSPEMESPDSFHVQLRTATGALATLELCYALRRRGELVRRLVLVGTEGTLAHSTTEEDGLHSDATSAPPVSVEGALSLQLAHWLDVVCGDAAPVVTTPQVRAALATALAAQRSLVSGRRERVADVPGYAPDGGTHPGAPAHRAGAVA; from the coding sequence GTGAGACCCGCCCTGCCGCCCGACCTTCCCCGCACCCGGGACTCCGCCCGGACGCCCGTCGGCATCGCCGTCGTCGGCATCGGCGCGTTCGCGCGCGAGCACCTCGTCGCGCTCGCCGGCCTGCCCGGCGCCGACGTGCGGTGGGTCGTCGGGCACGACCTCGCCCGCGCCCGCGCGCTCGCCGCGCTCGTGCCCGGCGCCCGCGCGACGACCTCGCTCGACGACGCGCTCGCGGACGACGCGGTCCACGCGGTCGACGTCGTCACCGCGACGCCCGCCCACGCGCGCGACACGATCGCGGCCGGCGAGGCGGGCAAGCACGTCCAGGTCGAGAAGCCGGCCGCTCTGTCGCTCGCGCAGCTCGACGCGATGGTCGCGGCGACGGAGGGACGGGGCACGACCCTCGTCGTCGGGCAGACCGTGCGGTTCCAGCCCGCCGTGACCGCGCTCGCCGCGGCGGCCCGGCGCGGCGAGATCGGGGTACCGCGCCTCGCGCACGTCTCCTGGTACACGGGCCACGCGTGGCCCGGGGGGTGGCGCGGCTGGCAGCTCGACCCCGAGCTCTCGGGCGGACACCCCGTGCACAACGGCACGCACATCATGGACGTCGCGACGTGGCTGCTCGACGACGAGCCCGTCGAGGTCTTCGCGCGCGGCTTCCGCACGTTCTCGCCCGAGATGGAGTCGCCCGACTCGTTCCACGTGCAGCTCCGCACGGCGACCGGCGCGCTCGCGACGCTCGAGCTCTGCTACGCCCTGCGGCGCCGCGGGGAGCTCGTGCGGCGCCTCGTGCTCGTCGGCACCGAGGGCACGCTCGCGCACTCGACCACCGAGGAGGACGGCCTGCACTCCGACGCGACGAGCGCGCCACCCGTGTCCGTCGAGGGCGCGCTGAGCCTCCAGCTCGCGCACTGGCTCGACGTCGTGTGCGGCGACGCGGCGCCGGTCGTCACCACGCCGCAGGTCCGCGCGGCGCTCGCGACCGCGCTCGCCGCGCAGCGCTCGCTCGTCTCCGGCCGCCGGGAGCGCGTCGCCGACGTGCCCGGGTACGCGCCCGACGGCGGCACGCACCCCGGTGCGCCGGCCCACCGCGCGGGGGCGGTCGCATGA
- the nagB gene encoding glucosamine-6-phosphate deaminase, which yields MEVVIAPAERLAVLAADAIEAVVRSRPRAVLGLATGSSPLKVYDELARRHREDGLSFARVKAFTLDEYVGLPAEHPERYRNVIETEIASRVDFAEGAVQGPDGNAADLVAACAAYEESIAAAGGVDVQILGIGTDGHIAFNEPGSSLASRTRIKTLTAQTRVDNARFFGDDVDRVPRHCLTQGLATIMSARHLVLLATGRGKAEAVHQLVEGPVSALWPATIMQMHPHATVLVDDAAASRLQLGDYYRQTYASKPDWQGL from the coding sequence ATGGAGGTCGTGATCGCTCCTGCGGAGCGGTTGGCGGTGCTGGCTGCGGACGCGATCGAGGCGGTGGTGCGGTCGCGGCCTCGGGCGGTGCTGGGGCTGGCGACGGGCTCGTCGCCGTTGAAGGTGTACGACGAGCTGGCGCGCCGGCACCGTGAGGACGGGTTGTCGTTCGCCCGGGTGAAGGCGTTCACGCTCGACGAGTACGTGGGCCTGCCCGCGGAGCACCCCGAGCGGTACCGGAACGTGATCGAGACCGAGATCGCGTCGCGGGTGGACTTCGCCGAGGGCGCGGTCCAGGGCCCGGACGGCAACGCGGCGGACCTGGTGGCGGCGTGCGCGGCGTACGAGGAGTCGATCGCGGCCGCGGGGGGTGTGGACGTGCAGATCCTGGGGATCGGCACCGACGGGCACATCGCGTTCAACGAGCCGGGGTCGTCGCTGGCGTCGCGGACGCGGATCAAGACGTTGACGGCGCAGACGCGGGTGGACAACGCGCGGTTCTTCGGGGACGACGTGGACCGGGTGCCGCGGCACTGCCTGACGCAGGGGCTGGCGACGATCATGTCGGCGCGGCACCTGGTGCTGCTGGCCACGGGCAGGGGCAAGGCGGAGGCGGTGCACCAGCTCGTGGAGGGCCCGGTCAGCGCGTTGTGGCCCGCGACGATCATGCAGATGCACCCGCACGCGACGGTGCTGGTCGACGACGCGGCGGCCTCGCGCCTGCAGCTCGGGGACTACTACCGCCAGACCTACGCGTCCAAGCCCGACTGGCAGGGCCTGTAG
- a CDS encoding sialidase family protein — protein sequence MIGHLRRPAHRALTLATALALGVGGAVVPVTTAAAHHATLAPDHDLAPATGGPGTYTEQQLATNGQGGFPNYRIPALTVAPNGDVLASYDGRPTAADSPGPNSILQRRSTDAGVTWGPQEVVAAGKASAPIEGYSDPSYVVDRETGTIFNFHVKSYDQGFGGSQPGVDPTARNVIHANVSTSTDDGRTWTHRTITADVTADLGWRSRFAASGQGIQLRYGEHAGRLVQQYTIINGSGQFQAVSVYSDDHGATWQVGTPVGTGMDENKTVELSDGRVMLNSRDSARSGFRKVAYSTDGGVTYGAVTLDRDLPDPTNNAAIVRAYPNAPQGSAEAKVLLFSNAASQSGRVNGTVRVSYDDGETWPVARVFQPGGMAYSTLATLPDGTVGLLYEPDGGNGGIRFAKLDHDWLLAAPSGTPGDIEVTRASVTSTAPAGGYGVGDVVTYSFTVTNLSDAVTTVSPTGDLERFDPAQGAPNCRFRDLAARAAYTCTSARHTVTQADLDAGFFAPSTTWTSTSGATVTTVEHEGPGVYFGAPGNISVQGAHANPQDTYAVGDVLRFTYTVRNLSTAATSVVPTGNLAGLDPANAAQNCRYRTLPAEGSYTCTFAHHVVTQADLDRGSFTPDTTWTSTSGSSVTVVELDGPTVELGRAVSLDVQAASRCLAGRAYVAVTARNTGDAPADVTLRTPYGERTVAGVAPGSSAYQSFAVRTTSVDAGTASAASGSGSVDAGYVAATCA from the coding sequence ATGATCGGACACCTCCGCAGACCCGCGCACCGCGCGCTGACCCTCGCCACCGCGCTCGCGCTCGGCGTGGGCGGCGCGGTCGTCCCCGTCACGACGGCGGCCGCGCACCACGCCACCCTCGCGCCGGACCACGACCTCGCTCCCGCGACCGGCGGCCCGGGCACGTACACCGAGCAGCAGCTCGCGACCAACGGCCAGGGCGGCTTCCCCAACTACCGCATCCCGGCGCTCACGGTCGCGCCCAACGGCGACGTCCTCGCGTCCTACGACGGACGCCCCACCGCGGCCGACTCCCCCGGGCCGAACTCGATCCTCCAGCGCCGCTCCACCGACGCGGGCGTCACGTGGGGACCGCAGGAGGTCGTCGCGGCCGGGAAGGCCTCGGCACCGATCGAGGGTTACTCGGACCCGAGCTACGTCGTCGACCGCGAGACCGGCACGATCTTCAACTTTCACGTGAAGTCGTACGACCAGGGCTTCGGCGGCTCCCAGCCCGGCGTCGACCCGACCGCACGCAACGTCATCCACGCGAACGTCTCCACCTCGACCGACGACGGGCGCACGTGGACGCACCGCACCATCACCGCGGACGTCACGGCCGACCTGGGGTGGCGCTCGCGCTTCGCCGCGTCGGGCCAGGGCATCCAGCTCCGCTACGGCGAGCACGCCGGCCGCCTGGTGCAGCAGTACACGATCATCAACGGCTCGGGGCAGTTCCAGGCCGTGTCCGTGTACTCCGACGACCACGGCGCGACGTGGCAGGTCGGGACGCCCGTCGGCACGGGCATGGACGAGAACAAGACCGTCGAGCTCTCGGACGGGCGGGTCATGCTCAACTCGCGCGACTCGGCGCGCTCGGGCTTCCGCAAGGTGGCCTACTCGACCGACGGCGGTGTCACGTACGGTGCCGTGACCCTCGACCGCGACCTGCCGGACCCGACGAACAACGCCGCGATCGTGCGCGCGTACCCGAACGCTCCGCAGGGCTCCGCCGAGGCCAAGGTGCTGCTCTTCTCGAACGCCGCGTCGCAGTCCGGCCGCGTCAACGGCACCGTCCGCGTCAGCTACGACGACGGCGAGACGTGGCCCGTCGCACGCGTGTTCCAGCCGGGAGGCATGGCGTACTCGACGCTCGCGACGCTCCCCGACGGGACCGTCGGCCTGCTCTACGAGCCCGACGGCGGGAACGGCGGCATCCGGTTCGCCAAGCTGGACCACGACTGGCTCCTCGCCGCGCCGAGCGGCACGCCGGGCGACATCGAGGTCACGCGTGCGAGCGTGACGAGCACGGCCCCCGCGGGCGGGTACGGCGTCGGCGACGTCGTCACGTACTCGTTCACCGTGACGAACCTGTCCGACGCCGTCACGACGGTCTCCCCGACAGGGGACCTCGAGCGGTTCGACCCGGCCCAGGGCGCGCCGAACTGCCGCTTCCGCGACCTCGCGGCGCGCGCGGCGTACACGTGCACGTCGGCGCGGCACACGGTCACGCAGGCCGACCTCGACGCCGGGTTCTTCGCGCCGAGCACGACCTGGACCTCGACCTCCGGCGCGACCGTCACGACGGTCGAGCACGAGGGTCCCGGCGTCTACTTCGGGGCGCCCGGGAACATCTCGGTGCAGGGCGCGCACGCGAACCCGCAGGACACGTACGCCGTCGGCGACGTCCTGCGCTTCACGTACACGGTCCGCAACCTGTCCACGGCGGCGACGTCGGTGGTCCCGACCGGGAACCTCGCCGGCCTCGACCCCGCGAACGCGGCCCAGAACTGCCGCTACCGCACGCTGCCGGCCGAGGGGTCGTACACGTGCACGTTCGCGCACCACGTGGTGACGCAGGCCGACCTGGACCGCGGGTCGTTCACGCCGGACACGACGTGGACCTCGACGTCGGGGTCGAGCGTGACCGTCGTCGAGCTCGACGGTCCGACGGTCGAGCTCGGCCGCGCCGTCTCGCTCGACGTGCAGGCGGCGAGCCGCTGCCTCGCAGGCCGTGCGTACGTCGCCGTCACCGCGCGCAACACCGGGGACGCCCCCGCCGACGTCACGCTGCGCACGCCGTACGGCGAGCGCACGGTCGCGGGCGTGGCTCCCGGGAGCTCGGCCTACCAGTCGTTCGCGGTGCGCACGACGTCGGTCGACGCCGGGACGGCGAGCGCCGCGTCCGGGTCCGGGTCGGTCGACGCGGGCTACGTGGCAGCGACCTGCGCCTGA
- a CDS encoding Gfo/Idh/MocA family protein: MSGVLRVALASAVRHAADYLRVLGADERVELVGVVEEADAPGWVREDSRAVAERAHVPYAEVADVASVADALGAPVDLVVVCAEPTRHARLAVTLLEAGHDVLVDKPVATTLADADRLAEVAARTGRTCAVVNRTHAPALRRLRGWVDAGHVGLPRHLDLEFFASGAHFATSVERPALVVDRALSGGGELLNFLGYCADAAHHLTGLRTVEVHAFTGSLFLEPHREAGVEDTAVVTLGLERGVTATVTLGRVPFAPGGTPTTSSVRLLGSHGHAVADDDAPAVARFGADGRTTLAADAGQVAAAAYLRHVVGAVLAGERPDYGIDEARATLAVIDAAYRSVEAGDVVAVEHRTVHEETRV, translated from the coding sequence ATGAGCGGCGTCCTGCGCGTCGCGCTCGCGTCGGCGGTGCGCCATGCGGCCGACTACCTGCGCGTCCTCGGCGCGGACGAGCGCGTCGAGCTCGTCGGCGTCGTCGAGGAGGCGGACGCGCCCGGCTGGGTGCGCGAGGACTCGCGCGCCGTCGCCGAGCGGGCGCACGTGCCGTACGCGGAGGTCGCCGACGTGGCGTCGGTCGCCGACGCCCTGGGTGCGCCCGTGGACCTCGTCGTCGTGTGCGCCGAGCCGACCCGGCACGCGCGCCTCGCCGTCACGCTCCTGGAGGCGGGCCACGACGTGCTCGTCGACAAGCCCGTCGCGACGACGCTCGCCGACGCCGACCGCCTCGCCGAGGTGGCCGCGCGCACGGGCCGCACGTGCGCCGTCGTCAACCGCACGCACGCGCCCGCCCTGCGCCGCCTGCGGGGCTGGGTCGACGCCGGGCACGTGGGTCTGCCGCGCCACCTCGACCTCGAGTTCTTCGCGTCCGGCGCGCACTTCGCGACCTCGGTCGAGCGGCCCGCGCTCGTCGTCGACCGCGCGCTGTCCGGCGGCGGGGAGCTGCTCAACTTCCTCGGCTACTGCGCCGACGCGGCCCACCACCTCACCGGGCTGCGGACGGTCGAGGTGCACGCGTTCACCGGCTCGCTCTTCCTCGAGCCCCACCGCGAGGCCGGGGTCGAGGACACGGCCGTCGTCACGCTCGGGCTCGAGCGCGGCGTGACCGCGACGGTCACCCTCGGGCGCGTCCCGTTCGCGCCCGGCGGGACGCCGACCACGTCGTCGGTGCGGCTGCTCGGGTCGCACGGCCACGCCGTCGCCGACGACGACGCCCCCGCGGTCGCGCGGTTCGGCGCGGACGGGCGCACGACGCTCGCCGCCGACGCCGGGCAGGTGGCCGCCGCGGCGTACCTGCGGCACGTCGTCGGGGCGGTCCTGGCGGGCGAGCGACCGGACTACGGCATCGACGAGGCGCGCGCGACGCTCGCCGTGATCGACGCGGCGTACCGCTCGGTCGAGGCGGGCGACGTCGTCGCGGTGGAGCACCGGACGGTGCACGAGGAGACGAGGGTCTGA
- a CDS encoding beta-N-acetylglucosaminidase domain-containing protein, whose protein sequence is MRLFRPHVAAGVVAALAGAGLLAPSVATAAPPAPPAAAPVVPAAADPELLPPPQEMSEAGVPFALTGDVDVVVGEGTDAAARRLVAEVVEASGGTVRFSAEARPGAATLYLGTAQDNPASAAVLAGFGVSGAEGLDAEGYVLASGRVAGAAALVLQGVDARGTYYAAQTLRALAADGTVPAVHVRDWPLMPVRGAIEGFYGIPWSHQARLDQLAFYGDHKMNTYVYTPKDDDYLRGRWRDPYPQAELEKLAELVDQANAHHVNFTFALSPGNDVCYSSDADLDATTAKFDQLRSIGVTSFYVALDDIPLELRCASDRERFTAGSYRYLADAQAFYLNRIVDEYVEPLGLEPLQTVPTNYSGSGEDPYKAQFGEQVDPSVRIQWTGEGVFSDRITYESVQRATQSYRTDHLYIWDNFPVNDGQRGRLFLNPLDGRDPNLHQLIDGFTANPMIEPYASMLALAGYGDYTWNGPAYDPATSMDAAVLELAGPDPRVRDALDVFVDLNQGWKPYRPSSESAPDLAADVAAFWQAYDAGEDVAGQPLLDRLATIEDLPQTLAAMAEPGFHADALPWLEAAAAWARAASHQVDALTAVRERRGEVATDAVLAAATERAAALAPAVPDLVGGVVTDDVITPTVGDGVFQTFLDEAGTRYDDWLAAVPLAGTAPYPATAATTMGTYGSNTPARMTDGDLGTLYWSNQAPAVGSAVTVDLGAVVPVGAVRVHQSDSDTATSGDMLYHARLEVSVDGSTWTELGTYDTAPRIDAAPAAPVDARYVRLAASATNPGGKWVKVRELQVFAPEGGLTTDLAAATGSAPANAVDADVTTAFVSAAAPVEASHLTREVGPDEEVGSVAVVGSVAGELQVRTADGWRSLGPLDPERTFQEAAVADEVSGVRILFAPGSPAPVVHELVVRPGGPVGDDPLVGGDVAVDVTAEVRPMGGAPYVVVRAVNGEDVPMRVEVESPFGSKAFESVASGASAYVAFKVRGPATPSRVTVVASVEVDGLTRTTTEVVDLDLP, encoded by the coding sequence ATGCGCCTGTTCCGTCCACACGTCGCCGCCGGCGTCGTCGCCGCCCTCGCGGGAGCCGGGCTCCTCGCGCCGTCCGTGGCCACCGCAGCCCCCCCGGCTCCACCCGCGGCGGCGCCCGTCGTCCCCGCCGCCGCCGACCCCGAGCTGCTCCCGCCCCCGCAGGAGATGAGCGAGGCGGGCGTCCCGTTCGCGCTCACCGGCGACGTGGACGTCGTCGTCGGCGAGGGGACGGACGCCGCGGCGCGACGGCTCGTGGCTGAGGTGGTCGAGGCCTCCGGCGGGACCGTCCGCTTCTCCGCCGAGGCGCGGCCCGGTGCCGCGACGCTGTACCTCGGGACCGCGCAGGACAACCCCGCCTCGGCCGCAGTCCTCGCCGGGTTCGGGGTGAGCGGCGCCGAGGGTCTCGACGCCGAGGGCTACGTCCTCGCGAGCGGCCGGGTCGCCGGCGCCGCCGCGCTCGTCCTCCAGGGCGTCGACGCGCGGGGGACCTACTACGCGGCGCAGACCCTGCGCGCGCTCGCAGCCGACGGGACCGTCCCTGCCGTGCACGTGCGCGACTGGCCGCTCATGCCGGTCCGCGGCGCGATCGAAGGCTTCTACGGGATCCCGTGGTCGCACCAGGCCCGCCTCGACCAGCTCGCGTTCTACGGCGACCACAAGATGAACACGTACGTGTACACGCCCAAGGACGACGACTACCTGCGCGGCCGGTGGCGTGACCCCTACCCGCAGGCCGAGCTCGAGAAGCTCGCCGAGCTCGTCGACCAGGCGAACGCCCACCACGTGAACTTCACGTTCGCGCTCTCCCCGGGCAACGACGTCTGCTACTCGTCGGACGCGGACCTCGACGCCACGACGGCGAAGTTCGACCAGCTGCGCTCCATCGGCGTGACGTCGTTCTACGTCGCCCTCGACGACATCCCGCTCGAGCTGCGCTGCGCCTCGGACCGCGAGCGGTTCACGGCGGGCAGCTACCGCTACCTCGCCGACGCGCAGGCGTTCTACCTCAACCGGATCGTCGACGAGTACGTCGAGCCGCTCGGGCTCGAGCCGCTGCAGACGGTCCCGACGAACTACTCCGGGTCGGGCGAGGACCCCTACAAGGCGCAGTTCGGCGAGCAGGTGGACCCCTCCGTGCGCATCCAGTGGACGGGCGAGGGCGTCTTCTCGGACCGGATCACCTACGAGTCGGTGCAGCGCGCGACCCAGAGCTACCGGACCGACCACCTCTACATCTGGGACAACTTCCCGGTGAACGACGGCCAGCGTGGTCGGCTGTTCCTCAACCCGCTCGACGGCCGGGACCCGAACCTGCACCAGCTGATCGACGGGTTCACGGCGAACCCGATGATCGAGCCCTACGCGTCGATGCTCGCGCTCGCGGGGTACGGCGACTACACGTGGAACGGCCCGGCCTACGACCCGGCCACGTCGATGGACGCGGCGGTCCTCGAGCTCGCGGGCCCCGACCCGCGGGTCCGGGACGCCCTCGACGTCTTCGTCGACCTCAACCAGGGGTGGAAGCCGTACCGTCCGAGCTCGGAGTCCGCGCCCGACCTCGCCGCTGACGTCGCGGCTTTCTGGCAGGCGTACGACGCGGGCGAGGACGTGGCGGGCCAGCCGCTCCTCGACCGCCTCGCGACGATCGAGGACCTGCCGCAGACCCTCGCGGCCATGGCCGAGCCGGGCTTCCACGCCGACGCGCTCCCGTGGCTGGAGGCCGCCGCCGCCTGGGCGCGCGCGGCGAGCCACCAGGTCGACGCGCTGACCGCGGTCCGCGAGCGTCGCGGCGAGGTCGCGACGGACGCGGTGCTCGCCGCCGCGACCGAGCGCGCCGCCGCGCTGGCGCCGGCGGTCCCGGACCTCGTGGGCGGCGTCGTCACCGACGACGTCATCACTCCCACGGTGGGGGACGGCGTGTTCCAGACGTTCCTCGACGAGGCGGGAACGCGCTACGACGACTGGCTCGCGGCGGTCCCGCTCGCGGGGACCGCGCCGTACCCGGCCACGGCGGCCACGACCATGGGGACGTACGGCAGCAACACGCCGGCGCGCATGACCGACGGCGACCTCGGCACGCTGTACTGGTCGAACCAGGCGCCCGCCGTGGGCAGCGCCGTCACGGTCGACCTCGGCGCGGTCGTGCCCGTCGGGGCGGTCCGCGTCCACCAGTCCGACTCCGACACGGCGACGTCGGGCGACATGCTGTACCACGCGCGTCTCGAGGTCTCCGTGGACGGGTCGACGTGGACGGAGCTCGGCACGTACGACACCGCTCCCCGGATCGACGCCGCACCCGCCGCGCCCGTGGACGCGCGGTACGTCCGGCTCGCGGCCTCGGCGACGAACCCGGGCGGCAAGTGGGTCAAGGTCCGCGAGCTGCAGGTCTTCGCTCCCGAGGGCGGCCTCACGACCGACCTTGCCGCAGCCACCGGGTCGGCACCGGCGAACGCCGTCGACGCCGACGTCACGACGGCGTTCGTCAGCGCGGCCGCGCCCGTCGAGGCGTCGCACCTCACCCGCGAGGTGGGCCCGGACGAGGAGGTCGGCTCCGTCGCGGTGGTCGGCTCGGTCGCGGGCGAGCTCCAGGTGCGGACCGCTGACGGCTGGCGCTCCCTCGGGCCGCTCGACCCGGAGCGCACCTTCCAGGAAGCGGCGGTCGCGGACGAGGTGTCGGGCGTGCGGATCCTCTTCGCGCCCGGGAGCCCCGCCCCGGTCGTGCACGAGCTCGTCGTGCGGCCCGGCGGTCCGGTCGGCGACGACCCGCTCGTCGGCGGTGACGTCGCCGTCGACGTCACGGCCGAGGTGCGACCGATGGGCGGCGCGCCCTACGTCGTGGTGCGCGCCGTGAACGGCGAGGACGTGCCGATGCGCGTCGAGGTCGAGAGCCCGTTCGGGTCGAAGGCGTTCGAGTCGGTCGCGTCGGGCGCGTCCGCCTACGTGGCGTTCAAGGTCCGCGGGCCCGCGACACCGTCCCGGGTGACGGTCGTCGCGAGCGTCGAGGTGGACGGGCTGACCCGCACGACCACCGAGGTCGTGGACCTCGACCTGCCCTGA